The following are from one region of the Coffea eugenioides isolate CCC68of chromosome 2, Ceug_1.0, whole genome shotgun sequence genome:
- the LOC113763724 gene encoding sugar transporter ERD6-like 5 isoform X2, translating to MDAERLLPDCSSQNGVNAEKGSSPKVTFAVVCSSFIVLCCFFTYGCACGYSSPAESGIIHDLGLSTAEYSTFGSLLLFGSMLGAIISGKVADIIGRRGALWFAELLLIIGWLAIAFAKGVWWLIVGRLLLGFSTGVQTYVSIVYLAETIPPNNRGGFTMFMACAGIAVMFSFGNIIPWRFLALIGTIPCIIQLIGLFFVPESPRWLANVGRQKELEASLQWLRGKETDISQEAAEIQDCNQSLYKQPISRFQELLETRYARPVSIGVGLSFLLPWGGSNGVLLYASSIFDTAGCNVGIATTTMSFIQIPFSVLGVLLMDKFGRRPLLMVDLAGACLGGLLIGVGFLLQDLKLPVDLSATTVFVGMQMFFAFYAFGAGLPFVIIAEVFPMNIKGTAGSLAAFINYLNSWIVAYVFNFLFKWSSAGAFFIFSIIYALLILFVLKMLPETKKKSLEEIQALWTQEVH from the exons ATGGATGCAGAAAGGTTACTTCCGGACTGTAGCTCCCAAAATGGTGTTAATGCTGAAAAGGGTTCCTCTCCTAAGGTCACATTTGCAGTAGTTTGCAGCAGCTTTATTGTTCTCTGCTGTTTTTTCACCTATGGCTGTGCT TGTGGATATTCATCTCCTGCTGAATCTGGAATCATACATGACTTGGGCCTTTCTACTGCAGAG TATTCGACTTTTGGGTCATTGTTGTTATTTGGATCCATGTTGGGTGCAATCATAAGCGGCAAAGTAGCTGACATCATTGGTCGAAGAGGC GCATTATGGTTTGCTGAACTACTTCTCATCATTGGTTGGCTAGCAATTGCGTTTGCAAAG GGCGTGTGGTGGCTCATAGTAGGAAGACTGTTGTTGGGATTCAGCACTGGAGTTCAAACTTATGTG TCTATCGTATATCTTGCTGAAACCATACCACCAAATAATCGGGGAGGATTCACAATG TTCATGGCATGTGCGGGCATCGCTGTGATGTTTTCCTTCGGGAACATCATTCCATGGCGTTTTCTAGCCTTAATTG GAACCATACCGTGTATCATACAACTCATTGGGTTATTCTTTGTTCCCGAGTCTCCTAGATGGTTG GCAAATGTTGGTCGACAAAAAGAGCTAGAAGCAAGTCTTCAATGGCTTAGAGGTAAGGAAACTGATATCTCTCAAGAAGCCGCTGAGATACAG GACTGCAACCAATCTCTATATAAGCAACCAATCTCTAGATTTCAGGAGTTGCTTGAGACGAGATATGCCCGTCCAGTCAGT ATTGGAGTTGGACTATCTTTCCTGCTACCATGGGGAGGCAGTAATGGAGTTTTATTATACGCAAGCTCGATATTTGATACTGCAG GTTGCAATGTTGGTATTGCAACTACGACTATGTCTTTTATTCAG ATTCCGTTTTCTGTTTTAGGGGTTCTCTTGATGGATAAATTTGGAAGAAGGCCACTTCTAATG GTGGATTTGGCTGGAGCATGCTTGGGAGGCCTTCTTATAGGAGTGGGATTCCTGTTGCAG GATTTAAAACTGCCGGTGGATCTCAGTGCAACAACAGTTTTTGTTGGCATGCAG ATGTTTTTTGCATTTTATGCCTTTGGAGCTGGTTTGCCATTCGTCATCATCGCTGAG GTATTTCCAATGAACATAAAGGGCACAGCTGGAAGTTTAGCAGCTTTCATTAACTATTTGAACTCGTGGATTGTCGCCTATGTCTTTAACTTTTTGTTCAAGTGGAGTTCAGCAG GAGCATTCTTCATATTTTCGATTATCTATGCATTGCTGATTCTCTTCGTCCTAAAGATGTTGCCTGAGACAAAGAAGAAAAGTCTTGAAGAGATACAGGCACTGTGGACACAAGAAGTCCACTGA
- the LOC113763724 gene encoding sugar transporter ERD6-like 5 isoform X3: MDAERLLPDCSSQNGVNAEKGSSPKVTFAVVCSSFIVLCCFFTYGCAYSTFGSLLLFGSMLGAIISGKVADIIGRRGALWFAELLLIIGWLAIAFAKGVWWLIVGRLLLGFSTGVQTYVSIVYLAETIPPNNRGGFTMASQFMACAGIAVMFSFGNIIPWRFLALIGTIPCIIQLIGLFFVPESPRWLANVGRQKELEASLQWLRGKETDISQEAAEIQDCNQSLYKQPISRFQELLETRYARPVSIGVGLSFLLPWGGSNGVLLYASSIFDTAGCNVGIATTTMSFIQIPFSVLGVLLMDKFGRRPLLMVDLAGACLGGLLIGVGFLLQDLKLPVDLSATTVFVGMQMFFAFYAFGAGLPFVIIAEVFPMNIKGTAGSLAAFINYLNSWIVAYVFNFLFKWSSAGAFFIFSIIYALLILFVLKMLPETKKKSLEEIQALWTQEVH, encoded by the exons ATGGATGCAGAAAGGTTACTTCCGGACTGTAGCTCCCAAAATGGTGTTAATGCTGAAAAGGGTTCCTCTCCTAAGGTCACATTTGCAGTAGTTTGCAGCAGCTTTATTGTTCTCTGCTGTTTTTTCACCTATGGCTGTGCT TATTCGACTTTTGGGTCATTGTTGTTATTTGGATCCATGTTGGGTGCAATCATAAGCGGCAAAGTAGCTGACATCATTGGTCGAAGAGGC GCATTATGGTTTGCTGAACTACTTCTCATCATTGGTTGGCTAGCAATTGCGTTTGCAAAG GGCGTGTGGTGGCTCATAGTAGGAAGACTGTTGTTGGGATTCAGCACTGGAGTTCAAACTTATGTG TCTATCGTATATCTTGCTGAAACCATACCACCAAATAATCGGGGAGGATTCACAATGGCAAGTCAG TTCATGGCATGTGCGGGCATCGCTGTGATGTTTTCCTTCGGGAACATCATTCCATGGCGTTTTCTAGCCTTAATTG GAACCATACCGTGTATCATACAACTCATTGGGTTATTCTTTGTTCCCGAGTCTCCTAGATGGTTG GCAAATGTTGGTCGACAAAAAGAGCTAGAAGCAAGTCTTCAATGGCTTAGAGGTAAGGAAACTGATATCTCTCAAGAAGCCGCTGAGATACAG GACTGCAACCAATCTCTATATAAGCAACCAATCTCTAGATTTCAGGAGTTGCTTGAGACGAGATATGCCCGTCCAGTCAGT ATTGGAGTTGGACTATCTTTCCTGCTACCATGGGGAGGCAGTAATGGAGTTTTATTATACGCAAGCTCGATATTTGATACTGCAG GTTGCAATGTTGGTATTGCAACTACGACTATGTCTTTTATTCAG ATTCCGTTTTCTGTTTTAGGGGTTCTCTTGATGGATAAATTTGGAAGAAGGCCACTTCTAATG GTGGATTTGGCTGGAGCATGCTTGGGAGGCCTTCTTATAGGAGTGGGATTCCTGTTGCAG GATTTAAAACTGCCGGTGGATCTCAGTGCAACAACAGTTTTTGTTGGCATGCAG ATGTTTTTTGCATTTTATGCCTTTGGAGCTGGTTTGCCATTCGTCATCATCGCTGAG GTATTTCCAATGAACATAAAGGGCACAGCTGGAAGTTTAGCAGCTTTCATTAACTATTTGAACTCGTGGATTGTCGCCTATGTCTTTAACTTTTTGTTCAAGTGGAGTTCAGCAG GAGCATTCTTCATATTTTCGATTATCTATGCATTGCTGATTCTCTTCGTCCTAAAGATGTTGCCTGAGACAAAGAAGAAAAGTCTTGAAGAGATACAGGCACTGTGGACACAAGAAGTCCACTGA
- the LOC113763724 gene encoding sugar transporter ERD6-like 5 isoform X1, with protein sequence MDAERLLPDCSSQNGVNAEKGSSPKVTFAVVCSSFIVLCCFFTYGCACGYSSPAESGIIHDLGLSTAEYSTFGSLLLFGSMLGAIISGKVADIIGRRGALWFAELLLIIGWLAIAFAKGVWWLIVGRLLLGFSTGVQTYVSIVYLAETIPPNNRGGFTMASQFMACAGIAVMFSFGNIIPWRFLALIGTIPCIIQLIGLFFVPESPRWLANVGRQKELEASLQWLRGKETDISQEAAEIQDCNQSLYKQPISRFQELLETRYARPVSIGVGLSFLLPWGGSNGVLLYASSIFDTAGCNVGIATTTMSFIQIPFSVLGVLLMDKFGRRPLLMVDLAGACLGGLLIGVGFLLQDLKLPVDLSATTVFVGMQMFFAFYAFGAGLPFVIIAEVFPMNIKGTAGSLAAFINYLNSWIVAYVFNFLFKWSSAGAFFIFSIIYALLILFVLKMLPETKKKSLEEIQALWTQEVH encoded by the exons ATGGATGCAGAAAGGTTACTTCCGGACTGTAGCTCCCAAAATGGTGTTAATGCTGAAAAGGGTTCCTCTCCTAAGGTCACATTTGCAGTAGTTTGCAGCAGCTTTATTGTTCTCTGCTGTTTTTTCACCTATGGCTGTGCT TGTGGATATTCATCTCCTGCTGAATCTGGAATCATACATGACTTGGGCCTTTCTACTGCAGAG TATTCGACTTTTGGGTCATTGTTGTTATTTGGATCCATGTTGGGTGCAATCATAAGCGGCAAAGTAGCTGACATCATTGGTCGAAGAGGC GCATTATGGTTTGCTGAACTACTTCTCATCATTGGTTGGCTAGCAATTGCGTTTGCAAAG GGCGTGTGGTGGCTCATAGTAGGAAGACTGTTGTTGGGATTCAGCACTGGAGTTCAAACTTATGTG TCTATCGTATATCTTGCTGAAACCATACCACCAAATAATCGGGGAGGATTCACAATGGCAAGTCAG TTCATGGCATGTGCGGGCATCGCTGTGATGTTTTCCTTCGGGAACATCATTCCATGGCGTTTTCTAGCCTTAATTG GAACCATACCGTGTATCATACAACTCATTGGGTTATTCTTTGTTCCCGAGTCTCCTAGATGGTTG GCAAATGTTGGTCGACAAAAAGAGCTAGAAGCAAGTCTTCAATGGCTTAGAGGTAAGGAAACTGATATCTCTCAAGAAGCCGCTGAGATACAG GACTGCAACCAATCTCTATATAAGCAACCAATCTCTAGATTTCAGGAGTTGCTTGAGACGAGATATGCCCGTCCAGTCAGT ATTGGAGTTGGACTATCTTTCCTGCTACCATGGGGAGGCAGTAATGGAGTTTTATTATACGCAAGCTCGATATTTGATACTGCAG GTTGCAATGTTGGTATTGCAACTACGACTATGTCTTTTATTCAG ATTCCGTTTTCTGTTTTAGGGGTTCTCTTGATGGATAAATTTGGAAGAAGGCCACTTCTAATG GTGGATTTGGCTGGAGCATGCTTGGGAGGCCTTCTTATAGGAGTGGGATTCCTGTTGCAG GATTTAAAACTGCCGGTGGATCTCAGTGCAACAACAGTTTTTGTTGGCATGCAG ATGTTTTTTGCATTTTATGCCTTTGGAGCTGGTTTGCCATTCGTCATCATCGCTGAG GTATTTCCAATGAACATAAAGGGCACAGCTGGAAGTTTAGCAGCTTTCATTAACTATTTGAACTCGTGGATTGTCGCCTATGTCTTTAACTTTTTGTTCAAGTGGAGTTCAGCAG GAGCATTCTTCATATTTTCGATTATCTATGCATTGCTGATTCTCTTCGTCCTAAAGATGTTGCCTGAGACAAAGAAGAAAAGTCTTGAAGAGATACAGGCACTGTGGACACAAGAAGTCCACTGA
- the LOC113760198 gene encoding myo-inositol transporter 1-like encodes MEEGLLSGRSRDEVTSRSCSATLMVVFSTAVAACGSLAYGFAVGYSSPAESGIMHDLDLSIAEYSVFGSILTFAGMVGALISGKLSDFFGRRVTMWILEMFFIVGWILIMVGKNAWWLDAGRFLMGIGAGLHCYVAPVYIAEITPKNIRGAFTAVATFTVTCGFSIMFFIGNFLTWRSLAIFGVMPSLVHILGVFFIPESPRWLAKIGKEKAVELALRRLRGKGADIFSEAAEIKDYTETAQLLPKSRFLDLFDRKYAHPLIVGVGLMVLVQFGGTDGVSSYASSIFEAAGCSAGIASTVMATIQLPFASLSVLLMDKAGRRPILMFTAVGSCIGCFLVGLGFFFQDHNLFKEFSAPLALTGLLIYSASFSAGMGGTPWVIMSEIFPINIKGTGGSLVTLGNWFSSWIVTYAFNYLFEWSSSGVFFVFSIVCALIILFTALLVPETKGRTLEEIQESMALLNANETQKEKKSIRCGSSMKAPNTVDFDEEATSPLLESGSCDTENNVDAENEKSNTPANALTPVVIFSTSVSVLGSYVFGTAVGFSSPAQSVIMNDLGLSIAEYSLFSSILTIGAMFGAILSGKIADAIGRKYTMWFSELFCTAGYLVLLTSESALWLDVGRISTGFGIGILSYVVPVYIAEITPKNHRGAFTILNQVMICCGHSTMLVIGNFVSWRMLALIGSIPCLLQLLGLFFIPESPRWLAKIDRWKECEMSLQRLRGANADISGEAIDIRVYTETLQQFSDCKLTDLFNRKYAHAMIVGLGLMAFQQAGGVNTIAYYASSIFESAGCSGATGTMALASVQFPMTILGSLLVDKSGRIPLLMVSAAGSCFGWLLVGLSFLLQDLQLWKASPILALIGALIFVGSFSLGMGGIPWVIMSEVFPIHVKGLAGSLVTGVNWLGSWLISYSFNFLVQWITSEGTFFMYSIISGLTLIFVKKLVPETKGRTLEEIQASLVLFTSKN; translated from the exons ATGGAAGAAGGCTTGCTTTCTGGAAGAAGCAGAGATGAAGTCACAAGTAGGAGCTGCTCTGCAACACTTATGGTCGTTTTTAGTACTGCAGTTGCTGCCTGTGGCTCCTTAGCCTATGGATTTGCA GTTGGGTATTCTTCTCCAGCCGAATCAGGAATTATGCATGACCTCGACTTATCTATTGCAGAA TACTCTGTTTTTGGTTCAATCTTGACTTTTGCTGGAATGGTGGGTGCCCTAATCAGTGGCAAATTATCAGATTTTTTTGGCCGAAGAGTT ACAATGTGGATTTTGGAGATGTTTTTCATTGTCGGGTGGATTTTAATAATGGTTGGAAAG AATGCTTGGTGGCTTGATGCTGGAAGATTTTTAATGGGAATCGGAGCTGGACTTCATTGTTATGTG GCACCAGTCTATATAGCAGAGATTACTCCAAAGAACATTCGAGGTGCATTTACAGCCGTTGCTACG TTCACAGTAACTTGTGGCTTTTCAATAATGTTTTTCATTGGGAATTTCTTGACTTGGCGTTCATTGGCTATATTTG GAGTGATGCCTAGTTTGGTCCATATATTAGGCGTATTCTTCATACCTGAGTCCCCTAGATGGCTG GCAAAGATTGGCAAAGAAAAAGCTGTAGAACTAGCTTTACGGCGTTTGAGGGGAAAAGGTGCTGATATCTTTTCAGAAGCTGCTGAAATTAAA GACTATACAGAAACAGCCCAGCTACTCCCTAAATCAAGATTTCTTGACTTGTTTGACAGAAAATATGCTCATCCACTTATA GTTGGTGTGGGGTTGATGGTTCTGGTACAATTTGGAGGGACAGATGGAGTTTCATCTTATGCCAGTTCAATTTTTGAGGCAGCTG GTTGCTCTGCTGGCATAGCATCTACTGTAATGGCAACAATCCAG CTTCCTTTTGCTTCTCTGAGCGTACTTTTAATGGACAAAGCTGGACGGCGTCCAATTCTGATG TTTACTGCTGTTGGATCATGCATAGGATGCTTTCTCGTAGGACTTGGGTTCTTCTTTCAG GATCACAATTTATTTAAGGAGTTCTCTGCACCTTTAGCACTGACAGGATTGCTG ATATACTCCGCATCGTTTTCAGCTGGAATGGGCGGTACACCATGGGTAATCATGTCAGAG ATCTTTCCCATAAACATCAAAGGTACAGGTGGAAGCCTTGTGACCTTAGGCAACTGGTTTAGTTCTTGGATCGTTACCTACGCTTTCAACTATCTATTTGAGTGGAGCTCATCAG GAGTATTCTTTGTATTTTCAATCGTTTGTGCCTTAATCATTCTATTTACTGCATTATTGGTGCCTGAGACGAAGGGACGAACCTTagaagaaattcaagaatctaTGGCGCTACTCAA TGCAAACGAgacacaaaaggaaaagaaaagcattaGATGTGGATCTTCG ATGAAGGCACCAAACACAGTTGATTTTGATGAAGAGGCCACTTCCCCTTTACTTGAAAGTGGAAGTTGTGACACTGAAAATAATGTAGATGCTGAGAATGAAAAGAGTAATACTCCTGCAAATGCTCTCACACCTGTGGTCATATTCAGCACTTCTGTTTCTGTCTTGGGCTCCTATGTCTTTGGAACTGCG GTCGGATTTTCATCTCCTGCTCAATCTGTAATTATGAATGATCTAGGCCTTTCCATAGCTGAG TACTCCTTGTTCAGTTCAATACTAACAATTGGAGCAATGTTCGGTGCAATACTGAGTGGCAAGATAGCAGATGCCATTGGGAGGAAATAT ACGATGTGGTTCTCAGAACTGTTTTGCACTGCAGGATATCTCGTACTTTTAACTTCAGAG AGTGCTTTGTGGCTTGATGTTGGAAGGATTTCAACAGGATTTGGAATTGGGATTTTATCATATGTG GTACCAGTATATATCGCAGAAATAACGCCTAAAAATCATAGAGGAGCATTTACAATTCTCAATCAG GTTATGATATGCTGCGGCCATTCAACAATGCTTGTAATTGGAAATTTCGTATCCTGGAGAATGTTGGCTTTGATTG GAAGCATTCCATGTCTTCTACAGCTGCTAGGCCTTTTCTTCATTCCAGAGTCTCCAAGGTGGCTG GCTAAGATTGATAGGTGGAAAGAATGTGAAATGTCTCTGCAGCGCCTTAGAGGAGCTAATGCTGATATTTCAGGAGAAGCCATTGACATTAGA GTCTATACAGAAACCCTGCAACAATTCTCGGACTGTAAACTGACTGACTTGTTCAACAGAAAATATGCTCACGCAATGATT GTCGGGCTAGGACTGATGGCATTTCAACAGGCTGGAGGGGTCAATACCATTGCATATTATGCAAGTTCAATTTTTGAGTCAGCTG GTTGTTCGGGTGCCACGGGGACTATGGCGTTGGCTTCAGTTCAG TTTCCAATGACCATTTTGGGGAGTTTGCTAGTGGATAAATCAGGAAGGATACCGCTCCTCATG GTTTCTGCAGCTGGATCATGCTTTGGTTGGCTTCTAGTGGGATTGTCATTCCTATTGCAG GACCTTCAACTCTGGAAGGCCAGCCCAATTTTGGCATTAATTGGTGCACTG ATATTTGTAGGATCCTTCTCACTGGGAATGGGAGGAATTCCTTGGGTGATAATGTCAGAG GTCTTTCCCATACATGTCAAGGGTCTAGCTGGAAGCCTGGTGACAGGAGTGAACTGGCTTGGTTCTTGGTTGATTTCCTATTCCTTCAATTTCCTTGTTCAATGGATTACCTCAGAAG GGACATTTTTTATGTATTCCATCATTTCAGGTTTAACTCTGATATTTGTTAAGAAGCTTGTTCCAGAGACCAAAGGGCGTACGCTGGAAGAAATTCAGGCATCCTTGGTTTTGTTTACAAGCAAGAATTGA